A region of Alteromonadaceae bacterium 2753L.S.0a.02 DNA encodes the following proteins:
- a CDS encoding stringent starvation protein B, translating into MAMTSSRPYLIRALYEWIVDNDFTPHIVVNALAGGVEVPQKYVNKEGQIVLNIAPRAVASLELGNKAIAFNARFGGIPTDIYVPCHAVLGIYARENGQGMMFEAENPPEPEPTSPDDNGSGDQKRPSLRVVK; encoded by the coding sequence ATGGCGATGACTTCCAGCCGCCCCTATTTAATTCGCGCGCTCTATGAGTGGATCGTGGATAACGATTTCACGCCGCACATCGTGGTTAACGCGCTTGCCGGTGGTGTGGAAGTGCCTCAGAAATATGTGAACAAAGAGGGGCAGATTGTATTGAACATCGCACCACGCGCTGTGGCCAGTCTGGAATTGGGCAATAAAGCCATCGCTTTCAATGCGCGTTTTGGTGGCATTCCTACAGATATTTACGTTCCCTGCCACGCGGTACTCGGTATTTACGCACGCGAGAACGGCCAGGGCATGATGTTCGAGGCAGAGAACCCTCCGGAGCCGGAACCCACATCCCCCGACGACAATGGCTCTGGCGATCAGAAGCGGCCTAGCCTACGGGTAGTCAAGTAA
- a CDS encoding RNA polymerase-associated protein: MGVVTKRSSMTYFSDSHDHYSHRVRIVLAEKGVTVDVVEVEPTDIPAELSEINPYNSLPTLVDRELTLYETRVMMEYLDERFPHPPLLPVYPVARAESRQFIYRIENDWCPLVDVLKSSASKEAIANASKELKDSLVSIAPIFGEMPYFMSEEFTLVDCCLAPILWRLEHYGVQLPKTRQVAPLLEYMERMFSRESFQESLTEAEREMRPELG; this comes from the coding sequence ATGGGAGTGGTAACCAAACGCTCATCGATGACCTACTTTTCAGACAGTCATGATCATTACAGTCATCGGGTACGGATTGTGCTGGCTGAAAAGGGGGTAACGGTGGATGTGGTTGAAGTGGAGCCCACAGATATCCCTGCCGAGCTTAGCGAGATCAATCCCTACAACTCCCTACCAACCCTGGTTGATAGGGAGCTGACCCTGTATGAAACGCGGGTAATGATGGAATATCTCGATGAGCGTTTCCCTCACCCGCCTTTGCTGCCGGTGTATCCGGTGGCGCGGGCCGAGAGCCGCCAGTTTATATACCGTATTGAAAACGACTGGTGCCCCCTGGTAGATGTCCTAAAATCGTCTGCCAGCAAAGAGGCAATTGCCAACGCGTCGAAAGAGCTGAAAGACAGCTTGGTATCGATTGCGCCCATTTTTGGCGAAATGCCCTACTTTATGAGTGAGGAGTTCACGCTGGTAGATTGTTGCCTTGCGCCCATTTTGTGGCGACTGGAACACTACGGTGTACAATTGCCCAAAACACGACAAGTCGCTCCGCTGTTAGAGTACATGGAGCGAATGTTCAGCCGTGAGTCGTTTCAGGAAAGCCTCACCGAAGCCGAGCGCGAAATGCGTCCCGAACTGGGTTGA